The Stenotrophomonas sp. BIO128-Bstrain region CGAGCGCGCCCAGACTGGTGGCCAGGAAACTTCTGCGAGTGAACATCTGCGCCCTCCCAAGCGTGCTCGCCATGTCCGCGCGGTTACCCGGCGGCGATGGCCTTGCAGGTAATGTCGCCGTAGCCGACGAAACGGATCAATGCTTGCTGGCCCACGGCGATGTCGTGGATGCCGGTAGCGTTGCCACTGGCGATCAGGTCGCCGGCCTTCAACGGCCGCCCACGCTGCGCCGAGCGGCCCAGGGCGAAGGCATAGGCGGTACGCAGGCCACCGGGCAGCAGGGTCGCGCCACCGGTGCCGACCACCTCGCCCTCGATGCGGGTTTCCGCACGCAGGTCGGCATCGTCCAGGCGGGTCCAGTCCGGGATTTCCGGGCCCAGCACCAGGCCATTGTTGTTGCCGAAGTCCGACACCACCACGCGCGGACCGAGCTTGTTGATGGTCGCCAGCGGGCTGCTGGCCACTTCAACGCCGATGAAGAGCTTGGCGGCCAGGGCCTCGGCTTCTTCCGGAGTCCACTGCAGCTTGTCCGCCGGGGCGTCTTCCTGCAGCTGGATCACGTACTCGGCCTCGACCGCGCCGAAGCCCCCGACGAACACCGGAATCTCTACTGTTCCACCGGTAGCATTCCAGAGCTGACGCGAGAAGATCGGGCCCAGCAGCCGGTCGTCGCCGGAGACATCGCGGCGCTCGGCGGCGATGTAGCCCACCTTCCAGCCGACCACCTGGTCGTCCCACAGCGCGATGGCCTGGTCCTGTACCTGGTAGGCGGTGACGAGGTCTTCCGGGATGGTGCCCGGGAAATCCGGCAGGGATTGGCCGTGTTGGCGGGCGTTGACGAAGTGCCGGGCGATCTCGCCCAACCCTTGGTCGGGCAGGTCCTGTTTGCCGTGGTCGTTGCTCAAGCGGGTCTCCCGGAAAAATTGTTGCACTGCCAATCGACAGCGGTTGGATGTGCTGTATATGGTAAACCGGTGTCATTGGCAATGTGCAGCGCATCAGAACGGCTGCCGGTCAGGCACGATGCCTGTTCCCCTGCCGGAAGGACGTCCGCCGATGCGCCGCCCCCTAGTGTTGTCATTGTTCCCTTTCTTGCTGCTGGCCTGCGGCCTCGCGCGCGCAGCCGAGCATGCCGTGCCGGACACCGAGCCGGCCGCTGGCGCGGCGGACCGGATCGCGTTGTGGCCGGCGGGCGAGGTGCCGGGCGAAGCCGGCCCGGCCAGCGTGCCCAACGTGGTGGAGCGCAGCCATGATCCCGCCCTGCCGGATCGCTACATCGACAACGTCAGTGCGCCCTACCTGGTGGTGTACCGGCCACCGCGCCCGAACGGCAGCGCGTTGCTGGTGGTGCCTGGCGGCGGCTACCAGCGCATCGTGCTCGACAAGGAAGGCACTGCCCTGGTGCCGGCGTTCGTCGAGCAGGGCGGGGTGACCCTGTTCGTGCTGCGCTACCGGCTGCCCGCCGGCCGCAGTGATCGCCAGGCCGCCCTGGCCGATGCGCAGCGCGCGATGCGGGTGATCCGCGCGGATGCTTCGCGCTGGCAGATCGATCCGCAGCGCGTCGGGGTAATGGGGTTTTCGGCCGGCGGCCACGTCGCGGCACGGCTGAGCAATGGCTTCGATGCACCGGTCTATCCCCATCGCGATGCCATCGATGCGCTCAGCGCACGCCCGGATGTCGCTTTGCTGATCTACCCGGTGATCGACATGGGCGCGCACGCGCATACCGGCTCGCGTGCGCGCCTGCTTGGCCCGCACCCCGATGCCGCGCTGCAGGCACGGTTCTCGATGCAGGAGCAGGTCCGCACCGATACGCCGCCGACCTTCCTGGTGCATGCGCAGGACGACACCGTGGTCTCGGTCGACAACAGCCTGGTGTATTACCAGGCGCTGCGGCGCGCCGGCGTCGCCACCGAAATGCATCTGTTCCCGTTCGGCGGCCACGGCTTCGGCGTGCGCATCCCGGCCGGTTTGACCGCCGCGCAGTGGCCCGAGCTGGCCCTGCGCTGGATCCCCTCGCGCCACACGGAGCCCGCGCGCCATGACTGATACCCCCGCCGATCTTCAACGGCGTCGTTTCCTGCGCGACAGTGCGCGCTACGCACTCATGCTCGGTGCTACCAGCCTGCCGCTGTTGCCGGCCTTTGCCGGGGTGCCCGGCCCGCGCCACGATGCCGCGCCGCTGGCGCGTGTACGCAGCGGGCGCCTGCGCGGGCAGCTCGAGCAGGGCGTGAATGTGTTCCGCGGCATTCCCTACGGCGCCGATACCGCGCCACGACGCTTCCAGCCGGCCGTGCAGGAATCGGCCTGGCGTGGCGTGCGTGATGCACTGGCGTACGGCAATGCCGCGCCGCAGGGCGGTAACGAAGGGCCGGGCAGCGAGGACTGCCTCTACCTCAACGTGTGGACCCCGGCGCTGCGCGACGGCGGCAAGCGGCCGATCGTGTTCTATATCCATGGCGGTGCCTACAACAACGGCTCGGGCAGCGACCCGCTGTATGACGGCAGCGCGTTGTGCCGGCGTGGCGACGTGGTCGTGGTCACGGTCAACCATCGGCTCAACGTGTTCGGTTACCTGTACCTGGCGCAGCTGGGCGATGCGCGCTTCGCCGATTCGGGCAATGTCGGCCAGCTCGATCTGGTCCAGGCGCTGCAGTGGGTACGCCAGCACGCGCCGGAGTTCGGTGGCGATGCGGGCAACATCACCGTGGTCGGCCAATCCGGTGGCGGGGCGAAGATCGCCACGCTGATGGCGATGCCGGCCGCACGCGGCCTGTTCCAGCGCGCGTGGACGATGAGCGGGCAGCAGGTCACCGCTGCCGGCCCGCGTGCGGCCACCCAGCGCGCGCAGATCGCGATGCAGGCCGTGGGGGCGGCCGATGCCGAGGCGCTGCGCACGATGCCGATGGAAGCGCTGCTGGCCGCCACCCGTGCACGCGATCCCTCGCGCGTGGAGAACAGCAGCCTGTACGTGGGCCCCGTGCTGGACGGTCGCTCGCTGCCGGTGCATCCGTTCTGGCCGGAGGCGCCGGCACAGTCCGCCGGAATCCCGATGGTGATCGGCAACACCCACGATGAAACCCGCGCCTTCCTCGGCAACGACCCGGCCAACTTCGCCCTGACCTGGGAGACGCTGCCGGCCAAGCTGGAAAAAGAGCAGTACGTGGACCTGCTGCCCTCGGTGGTGATCGCCGAGTACCGCCGCCTGTATCCGCACTACACGCCTTCGGAGGTGTTCTTCGCCGCCACCACCGCCGGTCGTTCATGGCGCGGTGCGGTGGAGGAACTGGAAGCGCGTGCACGCCAGGGCGCACCCACCTGGGCTTATCAACTCGATTGGAGCTCGCCGCTGGACGGCGGCAGGTTCGGTGCGTTCCACACCCTGGATATCCCGCTGGTGTTCGACAACATCGACCGCCCCGGTTCGCGCACCGGCAACGGCGAGGAAGCCAGCCGCGTGGCGGCCACGATGAGCGAGGCCCTGATCGCCTTCGCCCGCCATGGCGATCCGAATCATGGCGGACTGCCACGCTGGCAGACCTATTCGATCAACCGCCGCGAAACGATGCTGTTCGATGCCACCTCACAGCAGGCCGACGACCCGCGCGGTGGCGAGCGTCGTCTCTATCAGCAGGCCCCCTTCATCCAACGAGGCACATTCTGATGCGTATGCCACTCGACAGCGTCTTCCAACGGCCTACGGCCAGCCGGGGCGAAGGTCATAGGTGACTTTGCGCGCTCGAAGGAGGTCGCTCTTTTGGATACCGAGGTGTTGGACAGCGTAGTCGACGGCCGCGGTGAGTTCGTCAAAGCTCATTCGCAGATGAAGTGAGTATAGATCGACGGCGTCCTCGTACTTTTCCAAGTAGCGGTCCAAGCCCAGATTGTACCGGTCGCCACTCAGCATGAGAAAGAACTCCTGATGCGCCGGTTCACCTGATTCTAGGTAGTCGACGTTGATCCAGATACGCGTCCTGCTATGAAGCATCGCCTTGATCGTTGCAATGTCGCTATTTTTCATCACTGAGAAGTGGCAGCGTCAGCTGACGGGGGAGGACCGTTTCAGTGGCGATACTAGCGCGTTGCGGCCGTGCGACTGCCGCGACCACTGGCGTTGCTCGCTGGGACGTGCCCACGAGGTGACGCTTTAGACGACAAATACCGGCAGGTCGCCGACGTGTTGCATTCCACGATCAGTATCCATTTCATTGAACGGAGAAAGACCAATGCGGTGTACGTCCTGGCTGCTCGGCAGCGCACTGTTCGCCCTGATGAGCGCGGCGCAGGCCGCCGTGGATCCGGCGGTGATGGACCGCCCGGCACCGACCCCGATCCGCGCCAGCAAGATCGTGCTGGTCGGCGATTCCACCACGGCCGTGCAGGGCGGCTGGGGGCCGGCGTTCTGCGCACGGCACGTGACCTCGTTCCTGACCTGCACCAACCTCGCCCGCGGCGGCCGCAGCACCTACAACTACCGTGCCGAAGGCTCGTGGGCGCTGGCCGAGGCGGAGATGCGCATGCCGGGCTATGCGCAGACCTGGGTACTGATCCAGTTCGGCCACAACGACCAGCCAGGCAAGCCGGGCCGCTCCACCGATCTGCAGCGCGAGTTCCCGGACAATCTGCGCCGCTACGTGCGCGAGGTCCGCGCCGCCGGTGCACAGCCGGTGCTGCTGACCCCGTTGACCCGCCGCCAGTTCGCCGACGGCGTGCTGATCGATGATCTGGCCCCGTGGGCCGAGGCCGTGCGCACTGTTGCGCGGGAACTGGAGGTGCCGCTGGTCGACCTCCACGCACGCAGCCGCGCGGTGGTGCAGGCACTTGGGCCGGTAGCCTCGATGCCGCTGGCACAGGCGGCCGCCACGCCTGCGCAGGTGAGTGCGGCGCTGGGCGGTACGACCGTGGGCGCAGCGCCCGTCGCTGGCGCACCCGTCGCGCAGAACAACGCCGCCACCGAGCCCATGGGGCAGGCCAAGGTCGCCTTTGATTACACCCATCTGGGCCCGGACGGCGCGGCGCTGTTCGCCACGCTGGTCACCGAGGAACTCGCCCGTCAGGTTCCCTCGTTGCGGCCGCTGCTGATTCCCTGATCGATAGGCAAGCCCGACGATTTCTTTCGAATGGCGGGGTATGTCGGAGATGGTGGGGCAAACGGATGTGATCCAGGTCAAACACGTTGTTCACCGGGATCGCCTAGACTCGGGGCATGCAAGACCAATGCAACCCGTTTCCGCCGTTCCATGGCCGCGATCGATTGATCGCCGCGGTCGACCATGCGGTGCAGCACGAGCACGCGCACCAGATCGCCACCACGCTGCGCTCGGCGTTGCGTGAGGCGATCGCCGACAGCCGGATCCAGCTGCCGGCCTGCGTGCATCGCCCCATCCAGGACCACTACGCGCGCCGAGAGCTGTACCGCAGCCCCGTGCACGGCTACAGCATCGTGGCGATGAGCTGGGGGCCGGGGCAGGGCACGCCGCTGCATGACCACAGCGGGCTGTGGTGCGTGGAGGGCGTGTGGATGGGCCAGCTGGAAATCACCCAGTACCAGCTGCTGGAGCGTGACGGCGAGCGGTTTCGCTTCCGCCCCGAAGCAGCCGTGGTGGGCGATTGTGGCAGCGCCGGCAGCCTGATCCCGCCGCACGAGTACCACACCATCCGCAATACCAGCGATGCGGAGCTGGCGATCTCGGTGCACGTCTATCAGGGCGAGATGACCCGTAGTGCCATCTTCGAACCCGAGGCCGATGGCTGGTACCAGCGCCGCGTGCAGGTGATGGAAACCGACGCGGCCTAGGGCGCGGCGGGCGCACCGCTCGACCCGACGCCGCGGTAGCGCGCATCATGCGCGTTCCACCCGGTTACCGACGTTCCGCCATGCCTACGCTGCCGTTCCAACAGGTCAATGTCTTCAGCCGGGATCCCCTGCGCGGCAATCCGCTGGCCGTGGTGCTTGATGCCGAGAGCATCGACGACACGCGCATGGCCGCGTTCGCGCACTGGACCAACCTGAGCGAGACCACCTTCCTGCTGCCGCCTACCGATCCGCAGGCGGACTATCGCGTGCGCATCTTCACCACGCTGGAAGAACTCCCGTTCGCCGGGCATCCCACGCTGGGCAGCTGTCATGCCTGGCTGGCCCATGGCGGCGTGCCCAAGGGCGAAGAGATCGTGCAGGAGTGCGGCATCGGCCTGGTGCGGATCCGCCGCAGCGCGGCGGGCCTGGCGTTCCTGGCGCCGCCGCTGCTGCGGGGCGACGCATTGGCGCCGGACCTGCGTGAACAGGTGCGACGCGGGCTCGGCGTGGCAACGCAGGACGTGGTGGACGCGCGCTGGGCGGACAACGGTACCGGCTGGCTGGCCCTGCGCCTGCGTGACCGCGCCGCGGTGCTGGCGATCCAGCCGGATTACGCGCAGCTGCAGGGGCTGAAGGTCGGCGTGTTCGGGCCGTGGCAGGCCGACGATGGCGACGAGGCCCAGTACGAAAGCCGCGCCTTCATTGCCGGTGACGGCGCACCGGAGGACCCGGCCACCGGCAGCCTCAATGCCGGCATCGCGCGCTGGCTGCTGAGCACCGGCGAGGCGCCGGAGCGCTATGTGATCAGCCAGGGCACCGCCATGGGCCGTGCTGGGCGGCTGCGGGTAGAGCGCGTGGGCGAAGCACTGTGGATCGGCGGGGACTGCGTGACCTGCATCGAGGGGCAGGTCACGCTGTGATCCGTCGCTGCCATGCATGGCATGGCACTACCGGTCCAGCACCACCAGGTTGTTGCGCTGGGTCACCTCGGCGGCGCCATCGGCCTGCATGACACGCACGCGCAGCCCACGGTGATCCCCCGCCGGCAGCGGCAGGCTGATCGTGGTGGTTTTCGGCACCAGATCGCTCGGCGCAGGCAGGCTGGGTATCTCGACCCGGGCAAGCTCACGGCCCTTGGCATCTTCCAGCACCGCCACGCCCAGGCTGGTCGCGACGTGGCCCAGGCTGTGCACGGTCACCTGCACCTGGCCGTCCTCCACGCGCACATCGCCCCGCCCGATGCCGAGGTCGGCCCGCTGCTCGACCGGCGTGCCGGCCTGCACCAGCTCGAACTCGAACACCTGGCTCTGCCCCGGCGCGAAGCGCAGCGTGGTCGAGGCGCTGCGTTCCAGCGCCAGATCGCGCGTGGTCGCCTTGCCGTCGATCCGGTCATCGCCGTCGCGGTCCACGCCGCTGGTCATCCGCCATTGCCCGGCGGTGACGTTCCAGGTGCTCATCTCCGCGTCCACCGCGCGCGTGCCCAGGTTGTAGGCGATCACCTTGAAGCGGTCCGGCGAAGGCGCGTGCACCAGCAGCGCCACCTGTTCGGCCGCGTCCGGCTGGGCGAAGCGCCAGCTCACGGTGTGGCCGGGCCAGCTCTGGTTGCGCTTGAGCGCGATACCGCCCAACCGCGCGCGCTGCAGGAATTCGCTCGGCGCTTCGACACGGTCAGACCACCAGTGCCCTTCGGTGTTCATGTATTCGCGCTGCGCCTTGGCCTGGATGCCATCAGCGTGCAATGCCTCCAGGTACTTCTTGTCGCCGGTGGCCTGCCACGCCATCAGACTGGAGAAGCCGGTGTTGCCACCGTCGGCATCGCTGATGAAGCGCGGGTTCCACTCGGCACCGCGGCCCAGCGCCTCGACGTAGTTCTCGCCCAGGTTGGACAAGGCACCCGGGCCACCGCGCTCCACGCGGTAGTCCAGCGCCTTGAGGTACTTGTCATCGCCGGTCCAGCGCCATGCCGCCCAGAAGGTATGCATGATGTCGCCGCTGCCTGAGCCGTTGTTGAGCTCGCCGCCGCGGGTCTTGCCGGTCGCCCAGTGGATCTCGTTCGGCAGCGCCCAGCGCCCCTTGTCGTCGGTGTAGGCGTGGGCCAGGTAGCTGTCGGCCAGGCCGGTGACCAGCTTTCGGCCGGTCGGGTCGGCGTTGTACTGCCCGATCAGGAACGCCGGGTGCAGCACCGGGAAGGAGTACGGTTTCTGCCACTGCCAGTTCGGCTCGCGGTAGACCTTGTTGCCGCCGAACCAGTTGCTGGAGAACAGCAGATGCCCCTGCGGATTGGGCAGGATGATGCGTTCATCGAAGGCCTTCACCGTTTCCATCAGGCGCTCGACGGTGAGCGGATCACCCCAGTTGAGGTAGAGCATCGCGCTGTTGGTGTTGATGCCTTCCTCGTAGGCATGCAGCTCGTCGGTCTCGATGGTGCTCAAGCCGTTGCTGAACATGCCATTGCGGTACACCGCGTCGGACAGTGCGGTCAGCGAGGCGTTGAGCTTGTCCGGCTGCACGCCCATCAGCGCCAGCCCAGGCCACTGCTGGGTCAGGTCGGAGTCGTCGGAGATGCCGCCGCCGAAGTCGCCATAGGCGATCTGGCGGTTGTCGATCCACCAGTCGATGAAGCGGCGTACGTACTTGAGGTCTTCGGTCTGGCGGAAGGCCCACAGCGGTACGCCCTTGGGCGCGTCGGGCTGGGTGAACGGCGGTTTGCCCTGGCTGTTGTAGCTGATGTAGTTCCAGTACAGCCGGCCCAGTTCGTGGTCCGGATCGACGCGCAGCAGATCGCTGAGGTCGGCATAGACGCGCGCATACAGGCGCTGGCGCTTGGAGGTGGTGTGCTCTTCGACCAGGAAGCCCCAGTTGTCGCGTACCTGATTGAAGCGGTCGGCGATGTGTTCCTTCTTCGCCTCCTCGCGGTCCTTGTAGACCATGCGGATTTCCGCCCCATCCAGCGAGGTCGCGTTGAAGCCGGGCGCCGCAGAGGCGATGGAGATCCACAGGCTGTCGGCGGTCAGGATGCGATCGCGCAGGTCCAGCCACAGGGTGCGCTTCTGGCCCGGCTTGACCGAGACCGACACGTCGATCATGTCGCGCGCCGGCCAGATCGGGTCCTTGATGCGGATGTTGAGCGGGATCAGGCCGTCCTGCGTGGCCGGCAGATCCAGCTTGGGCAGATCGATGGCGATGCCATCCAGGCCGTCATGCATGTTCTCCCAGCTGTGTGCCCAGCTGCGGATCAGCGGCTGCGCGGCCGGCGCGTCGCTCACGCCGGAGGGAATCAGCACGTGCACGATCGGCAGCGGCTGCGCGGGCAGCGTGTCGGCCGTGCGCTTGCGCGAGCCGGCGCCCTTGGGCAGCGCCATCACCGTGCTGCGTTCGGCCGCCGGGTAGCGGCCGTCGATGTACTCGCGCAGTGCGGCGATGTTGGTGTAATCCGGCAGCGCCTGGCTGTCGATCAGGTAGCGCTGCTTCACCGTGCCCTCCGGCTCGGCGGCGTCGCTGACCTGGTAGGCCCAGATTTCCTGGATCGGGGTTTCCTGCGCGGTATTGCGGAAGTGCAGCACGCCGCCGTCCTGGGCTGGAATGCTGTTGACGCTGCGGACCACGCCCTGCGGGCGCTGGAACAGGGTCTGTGCCGGCTGGCCGTCCACGCTGTGGCTGAGCCCGCCAAACGCTGCACCGCGCACTTCGATGCGGTTGACGGTTTCACCGGCCGGCAGGGTCAGGTCGAGCTGCTGGCCACCCTCGACATAGGTATTCCAGTCCGGCAGCTGGAAGTAATCATCCCGCCCGGCCAGCCGCGAGCGGTTGTAGACGCCCGGCCAGGTGGTCTCGGCGATGCCGTCGGTCGCCTTCCACATCCACTGCTTGTGGTCCTTGGTATCGGCGAATTCGATTTTGCGGATCGTGGTGGTCGGGGCACTCAGTGCCGGCGGCGGCGTGGCGTCCCACCCATGGCGATGGCGCCAGGCGCGCATCGGGTCAGGCGCGGCCACGGCCGTGGTCGGGGCAGCATTCCGGGCCAGTGCGGCCATGCCGGCCGGATCGAGCAGACGGTCGTAGACGCGGATCTCGTCGAAATCGCTGCCACGCAGGAAGTTGTAGCGGCTCTGCACCTGGTAGGGCGCCATCACGCGTCCGGCCAGGCCGAGCTGATCGAGTGCGGCGTCGTAGTCGGCGGTGGTCTCCTGGCGGGCAACCTCTTTGCCGTCCACGTACAGGCGCACGCCGTGGTTTTCGTCCCAGCCGAAGGCGATGTGCTGCCACTGCTGCGGCGAGGGGTTCTGGTCGAGCTTGAACGACACGCGGGTGCGCGCCAGGTTGGCATCGGTGACGAAGGCATCGAAGCCGTGGCCGTTCCAGTCGATGCGCAGCCAGGCCATGTCCCAGCTGCTGTGGTCGGCATAACCAACCCGGAAGATCACGAACGGTGCTTCACCCACCGCGTAGCGCGAACGCCAGAAGAAGCCCAGCGTACCGCGTTGGGCCTGGATGTTGCCGGGGGCATTCCACGACAGCACGCCGTCATCGGCCCATTCGATCGCACTGCCATGCGCCCCGTCGGGCACCCGCTTCACCTTGTCCACGAAGTTGGGGACCGGGTCGCCTGCGGCGGTATCGGCCTGCAGGCCCTGGTCGGCCGACACGTGGAACAGCAGCTGGGGCGCGGTCTGCGCCCAGGCGGTGCCACTGCCCGCAAGCAGCAGCGCCAGCAGGCTGGCGGACAGGCGGGAGGGGCGGATCGAGGCGGCGACAACGCGATGCATGAGACCTTCCTTTCGACAGCAGAAACAGTACAGCGGAACCAGCAGCGGGGGTCAGCCGCTCACGGTGGCCTCCCGCCCCGGCACCGCGCCCGCCATCCCGGAGAGAAGGATGCAAGCGGACGCGATACCTGTGGCGGAAGACGCAGCACGGTCAGAACTTGTAACGCAGGCCGAGGTAGTACTGGCGGCCCGTATGGGTGTAGCGATCCGGCAGCGACAGCGCTGAATCGACATAGCGCTCGTCGGCGGTGTCAAGCAGGTTGATCGCCTCGAAGGTCAGCGAGAGGTTCTTGTTGACCTTGTAGGACATGTTGAAGTCCACGTTCTCCACGCTGTACTTGCCCTGCACGTCGGCGGTGGCGAACTGGTTGCCGTCCAGGTCCCACACGTTCTCCTGCGAGAGGATCGTGCTGATGTACGCGTCGCGGTAGCTGGTGGAGACGCGGGCGCTGAAGCGGCCGTCGTCGTAGTACAGAGTGGCGTTGTACGAGTTCGGCGAGAGATTCAGCAGGTCGTTCTCGGTGTAGGTGGTGACGATCGTGCTGCCGGTGCCCGAGCTGAACATGTATTTGATCTTGGATTCGACGTGCGTGTAGTTCAGCTGCACGCCGAAGTTCTTCCAGAAGCCGGGCAGGAAGCTGAAAGGCTGCTGGTAGGACACTTCATAGCCCTTGAGCGGGCCGCCCGGGGTGTTGAAGTAGCTCTGCACGTTGAACACGGTGTCCGGGCTGAAGCCGGTCGGCAGCAGGTCCAGCGAGTAGCCCATGTCCGCCCAGGTGGTGAGCAGGCGCGTGCGCTGCACGTAGCTGTCGATGTCCTTGTAGAACAGCGCCGCCGACAGCAGGGCCCCTTCCTCGAAGTACCACTCCGCGCTCAGGTCGTAGTTGGTCGAGCGGAACGGATCCAACTTGGGGTTGCCCAGGTTGATCGAGTAGCTGCGGTCGTCATCGAAGTACGCGGTGGGTCCCCCGCTGACGCTGGGCGACAGGTTGGACAGGGTCGGGCGGGCCATGGTCTTGGCCGCGCCGAAGCGCAGCACGAAGGTGTCGCTCAGGTCCCAGGCCAGGTTCAGCGAGGGCAGCCAGTCGTCGTACTTGTGGCCGACCCGGGTGGCGACCTGCAGGCGCTCGCCGGGATCGGCGGTGGCGCTGGCCACCCCGAAGAACGGCGCGCAGGCCGAAGACAGATCGGTCGCATTGGCCGCGGTGCACGGCGCATAGCCATCGGCGGTGATCCGCGTCTGCACATAGCGCACGCCGAGGTTGCCACGGAACGCGCGGCCCAGCAGGTCGGTGTTGAAGTCGAGCTGCAGGTAGCTGCCGTAGCTCTTCTCGTTGACGTCGAAGTTGTTGTTGGACGCGCCGAAGTGGCCCACGCTGGCCAGGCGGTAGTCGCCGCCCAGGGTACCGGTGTCGCAGTTGCAGTAGATGTCCAGCAGCTTGGCGATCTGGTTGAAGTCCGGCACCAGCCAGCTGTTGGGCAGGTTGCCGTCCATGCCCTTGCCGAAGCCGCTCAGCGTATCGCTCAGGTCACCGACGGTGACGCCGGCCGGCAGTGCCTGCGACAGGCGCCCGTAACTGATGTTGCGGAACTCCTGCGTGCTCATGTCGTAGTCCTTGTAGGCCAGACCACCGCGCAGGGTGAAGGTGGGGCTGATATCGAAGGTCAGATCGACCTTGGCCGTGTCGAAGGCGTTGTCGACGTACTGCGGATTCAAGCGCACTTCACTGATGTTGCCGCCACGCGCGGTGCCGTTGGCGTTGACCGGCGTGCTGCCGTAGCCGAGCCACTTCCAGTTGTCCACGGCGTTGAGATCGAACGGGAAGGACATCGCCGGCACCTTGCCGTTGCGCATGTCCAGCACGAAGCCGTCCAGGTTGCTGTTGTCGAAGCTGACCATCGAGAAGACCGGCCGCTCATAGTTCGACTCGGAGTGGCCGACCACGGCATCCAGGCGCACCGCATCGTTGAAGCGATGCTCCAGGTTCAGGCTGAACTGCTTGAACTCGGTGCTTTCTTCGATGGCGGTGGATTCGGTGCGGAAGTCGACGTTGTCGAACACGCCGTAGGTCAGGCGGTTCTGCTCATCGGCCTGCGCCTCGCGGACCACGATCTGGGTCTTGCCGCCGTACTGCGCGGTGCGATGCAGGTTGGCGCCGATGGAGTCTTCGCGCACGTTCTTGTCGAGCTTGGAGTACAGCATGTCCAGGTTCAGCTGCGTGTCGTCGCTGACCTTGAACTGCAGCGCGCCGGTGACACCCAGGCGCTCGATCTCATGTTCGGTGCGGATATAACGCGGGTAGCGCGGGATCCAGGCGTTGGTCGCGGTCTCGTAGGCGGCGATGTTCTCCGCCGTCGCCGCAGGGCGATCCAGGCCGGGGCCGCAGTGGGTCGCATCGATGCCGTAGCTGCCCCAGCCGTTGCTGCGCGCCTGGTTGGCGGCGCTGCCGACACCGGCGGCGGTTTCATTGGCCAGCGGGTTGCGCGGGGTCTGCGGGTCGTAGCCGGCCGGGCTGCAGAAGCCGTAGGTGCCG contains the following coding sequences:
- a CDS encoding TonB-dependent receptor, which codes for MERLDTRKKTPVTLLAVSIALALQGVAGIAAAQQTPEQAASLNAVDLDKVEVKATYRESLQQSLDEKRYSVEQVDAIYAEDIGKFPDLNLAESMQRIAGVSIDREGGEGQQISVRGLGSDFTRVRINGLEALSTAGSGTTGVNRSRGFDFNTFASELFSRVKINKTQSAQTDEGSLGATVDLRGSRPFDFEGFQASLGGQYGFNELSRNKDPRISGLISNTWADGRVGALMSVAYSKRTIFEEGYNPVRWEHGNYRNSNQSTAANNGTYGFCSPAGYDPQTPRNPLANETAAGVGSAANQARSNGWGSYGIDATHCGPGLDRPAATAENIAAYETATNAWIPRYPRYIRTEHEIERLGVTGALQFKVSDDTQLNLDMLYSKLDKNVREDSIGANLHRTAQYGGKTQIVVREAQADEQNRLTYGVFDNVDFRTESTAIEESTEFKQFSLNLEHRFNDAVRLDAVVGHSESNYERPVFSMVSFDNSNLDGFVLDMRNGKVPAMSFPFDLNAVDNWKWLGYGSTPVNANGTARGGNISEVRLNPQYVDNAFDTAKVDLTFDISPTFTLRGGLAYKDYDMSTQEFRNISYGRLSQALPAGVTVGDLSDTLSGFGKGMDGNLPNSWLVPDFNQIAKLLDIYCNCDTGTLGGDYRLASVGHFGASNNNFDVNEKSYGSYLQLDFNTDLLGRAFRGNLGVRYVQTRITADGYAPCTAANATDLSSACAPFFGVASATADPGERLQVATRVGHKYDDWLPSLNLAWDLSDTFVLRFGAAKTMARPTLSNLSPSVSGGPTAYFDDDRSYSINLGNPKLDPFRSTNYDLSAEWYFEEGALLSAALFYKDIDSYVQRTRLLTTWADMGYSLDLLPTGFSPDTVFNVQSYFNTPGGPLKGYEVSYQQPFSFLPGFWKNFGVQLNYTHVESKIKYMFSSGTGSTIVTTYTENDLLNLSPNSYNATLYYDDGRFSARVSTSYRDAYISTILSQENVWDLDGNQFATADVQGKYSVENVDFNMSYKVNKNLSLTFEAINLLDTADERYVDSALSLPDRYTHTGRQYYLGLRYKF
- a CDS encoding LamG-like jellyroll fold domain-containing protein, translated to MHRVVAASIRPSRLSASLLALLLAGSGTAWAQTAPQLLFHVSADQGLQADTAAGDPVPNFVDKVKRVPDGAHGSAIEWADDGVLSWNAPGNIQAQRGTLGFFWRSRYAVGEAPFVIFRVGYADHSSWDMAWLRIDWNGHGFDAFVTDANLARTRVSFKLDQNPSPQQWQHIAFGWDENHGVRLYVDGKEVARQETTADYDAALDQLGLAGRVMAPYQVQSRYNFLRGSDFDEIRVYDRLLDPAGMAALARNAAPTTAVAAPDPMRAWRHRHGWDATPPPALSAPTTTIRKIEFADTKDHKQWMWKATDGIAETTWPGVYNRSRLAGRDDYFQLPDWNTYVEGGQQLDLTLPAGETVNRIEVRGAAFGGLSHSVDGQPAQTLFQRPQGVVRSVNSIPAQDGGVLHFRNTAQETPIQEIWAYQVSDAAEPEGTVKQRYLIDSQALPDYTNIAALREYIDGRYPAAERSTVMALPKGAGSRKRTADTLPAQPLPIVHVLIPSGVSDAPAAQPLIRSWAHSWENMHDGLDGIAIDLPKLDLPATQDGLIPLNIRIKDPIWPARDMIDVSVSVKPGQKRTLWLDLRDRILTADSLWISIASAAPGFNATSLDGAEIRMVYKDREEAKKEHIADRFNQVRDNWGFLVEEHTTSKRQRLYARVYADLSDLLRVDPDHELGRLYWNYISYNSQGKPPFTQPDAPKGVPLWAFRQTEDLKYVRRFIDWWIDNRQIAYGDFGGGISDDSDLTQQWPGLALMGVQPDKLNASLTALSDAVYRNGMFSNGLSTIETDELHAYEEGINTNSAMLYLNWGDPLTVERLMETVKAFDERIILPNPQGHLLFSSNWFGGNKVYREPNWQWQKPYSFPVLHPAFLIGQYNADPTGRKLVTGLADSYLAHAYTDDKGRWALPNEIHWATGKTRGGELNNGSGSGDIMHTFWAAWRWTGDDKYLKALDYRVERGGPGALSNLGENYVEALGRGAEWNPRFISDADGGNTGFSSLMAWQATGDKKYLEALHADGIQAKAQREYMNTEGHWWSDRVEAPSEFLQRARLGGIALKRNQSWPGHTVSWRFAQPDAAEQVALLVHAPSPDRFKVIAYNLGTRAVDAEMSTWNVTAGQWRMTSGVDRDGDDRIDGKATTRDLALERSASTTLRFAPGQSQVFEFELVQAGTPVEQRADLGIGRGDVRVEDGQVQVTVHSLGHVATSLGVAVLEDAKGRELARVEIPSLPAPSDLVPKTTTISLPLPAGDHRGLRVRVMQADGAAEVTQRNNLVVLDR